The proteins below are encoded in one region of Parvicella tangerina:
- a CDS encoding efflux RND transporter permease subunit, with the protein MFSKFLKRPVLAIVLSVVIIFMGVLSIKTLPTSQFPQIAPPVVMVSASYPGASAKTLTESVIIPLEQAINGAWGMRYMASDATSAGECNIRIVFEPGTDINQCLVQISNRVEQVRNKLPELVQREGVIITPIIPSMLMYINLFSTDENANMKFLFNYAGVTMIPELQRINGIGQAKILGSRQYAMRIWLNPDRMRAYQVSPEEVMEALNEQSLIGKPGRIGRGDGDKSEALEYVLIYSDRYDKEDQYENVIIRANPDGELLRLKDIAEVELGSEYYDIYSNLNNLPSAAIVLKQTYGSNASEVIANVKAKMEELKKSFPPGMDYEISYDVSQFLDASMENVEHTLRDAFILVALVVFIFLGDWRSTLIPTLAVPISLIGAFIFMQAFGLTMNMITLFALVLAIGIVVDDAIVVVEAVHAKMEEIHCSPFQAVKLVMGEISGAVIAITLLMTAVFVPVAFMPGPVGVFYRQFSITMASSIVLSGLVALTLTPVLSAMILKNNHGKEKRQNIFTRALDSFNRGFEKLTNAYVKLLRLIAHRWLITALMWFGFLAGIYYISTHLASGFVPNEDQGMLYAIVQTPPGSTLERTNDISSELQELILKEVDGVQSVSSIAGYEVLTEGRGSNAGTCLINLKPWDEREHTSEEILEELEHVAHEHIPGATIEFFAPPAVPGFGAASGFALQLLDKTNSGDYAQLQKVTDNFLAELEKRPEVTGLFTFFSSSYPQLEIEIDNELAMQKGVSIEDAMNTLSIFVGSTYELGFIKYQRFFKVFVQAAPRFRRIPDDILNFWVKNDQGEMVPLSAFMKLVKKQGANEINRFNMYNTAAIRGGNAKGYSSGEAIDAVKEVAAATLPRGYDIDWAALSYDEAKRGNEAIYIFLIVLIFVYLVLSAQYESFIIPLAVILSLPAGVFGSFLWIKGMGLANDIYAQVGLVMLVGLLGKNAVLIVEFAVQKHQQGATILEAAIEGAKVRFRPILMTSFAFIAGLIPLVLSHGAGAIGNQTIGGSALGGMLFGTIFGLLIVPGLYYIFGSWAEGRTMIKDEDFEPLTEDINYEEE; encoded by the coding sequence ATGTTTAGCAAATTTCTAAAACGTCCGGTGCTTGCCATCGTCTTATCCGTGGTGATCATTTTTATGGGCGTACTATCAATAAAAACGCTGCCCACATCGCAGTTTCCGCAAATTGCTCCTCCTGTGGTCATGGTTTCTGCCTCCTACCCTGGAGCCAGTGCAAAAACACTAACAGAATCCGTTATTATCCCACTAGAACAGGCCATCAATGGTGCCTGGGGTATGCGTTATATGGCCTCTGATGCTACGAGTGCAGGTGAATGTAATATCAGGATTGTATTTGAACCAGGGACCGATATTAATCAATGTCTGGTTCAGATCTCCAACCGGGTAGAACAAGTGCGGAACAAGTTGCCCGAATTAGTTCAAAGAGAGGGAGTAATCATCACGCCTATTATCCCCAGTATGTTGATGTACATCAACCTTTTTAGTACTGATGAGAATGCCAATATGAAGTTCTTATTCAACTATGCGGGCGTAACCATGATTCCAGAGCTACAAAGAATCAACGGAATTGGTCAGGCAAAAATCTTAGGAAGTAGACAATACGCCATGCGAATTTGGCTGAATCCAGATCGAATGAGAGCTTATCAGGTTTCTCCTGAGGAAGTCATGGAAGCACTTAATGAACAAAGTTTAATTGGTAAGCCAGGTCGTATTGGTAGAGGGGATGGAGATAAATCAGAGGCACTTGAGTATGTCTTGATTTATTCTGACCGTTACGACAAAGAAGATCAGTACGAAAATGTCATTATTCGAGCAAACCCCGATGGTGAGCTTCTTCGATTAAAAGATATTGCCGAGGTAGAGTTAGGTAGTGAGTATTACGATATTTACTCCAACCTGAACAACCTTCCTTCAGCGGCAATTGTTTTGAAGCAGACTTACGGAAGTAATGCGAGTGAAGTCATAGCCAACGTAAAAGCTAAAATGGAAGAGCTAAAAAAATCCTTTCCTCCTGGGATGGATTATGAGATCAGTTATGATGTATCACAATTTCTGGATGCCTCCATGGAAAATGTGGAACATACGCTGCGAGATGCCTTTATATTGGTTGCACTAGTTGTATTCATCTTTTTAGGTGATTGGAGATCCACACTTATTCCCACCCTGGCGGTTCCTATTTCGCTTATCGGGGCGTTCATCTTTATGCAAGCCTTTGGACTGACCATGAATATGATCACACTTTTTGCATTAGTACTAGCTATTGGGATTGTGGTAGATGATGCCATTGTGGTTGTTGAAGCCGTTCATGCCAAGATGGAAGAAATACACTGTTCACCATTTCAGGCCGTGAAACTTGTGATGGGTGAAATTAGCGGTGCCGTGATTGCCATTACCTTGCTGATGACAGCTGTGTTTGTTCCTGTAGCCTTTATGCCTGGACCAGTGGGTGTATTCTACCGGCAGTTCTCTATAACCATGGCAAGCTCGATTGTTTTATCTGGATTAGTAGCACTAACGCTCACTCCTGTACTTTCTGCCATGATCTTAAAGAATAACCATGGAAAAGAAAAAAGGCAAAACATCTTTACAAGGGCGTTAGACTCCTTCAACAGAGGTTTTGAAAAATTGACCAATGCCTATGTGAAATTGTTGCGTCTGATCGCTCACCGCTGGTTAATCACTGCTTTGATGTGGTTTGGTTTCTTAGCAGGCATCTACTACATTTCCACTCATCTTGCCTCAGGATTTGTGCCCAACGAAGATCAGGGGATGCTCTACGCCATTGTGCAAACCCCTCCAGGATCAACACTAGAGCGAACCAATGATATCTCCAGTGAATTGCAAGAGCTCATTCTAAAAGAAGTAGATGGGGTACAGTCCGTTTCCTCTATTGCTGGTTATGAGGTATTAACCGAAGGAAGAGGATCAAATGCCGGAACCTGTCTGATTAATCTGAAACCCTGGGATGAACGCGAGCATACTTCAGAAGAAATACTGGAAGAGCTAGAGCATGTGGCTCATGAACATATACCTGGAGCAACTATTGAGTTCTTTGCACCACCAGCCGTACCAGGGTTTGGTGCTGCAAGTGGTTTTGCCCTACAGTTGCTAGACAAAACGAACTCTGGCGACTATGCGCAATTACAGAAAGTAACCGACAATTTTTTGGCCGAACTAGAGAAGCGACCAGAAGTAACAGGGTTATTCACCTTCTTCAGTTCCAGTTATCCGCAGTTAGAGATCGAGATTGATAATGAGTTAGCCATGCAAAAAGGAGTATCCATTGAAGATGCGATGAATACATTATCCATATTTGTGGGAAGTACTTATGAACTCGGTTTCATTAAATACCAACGTTTCTTCAAAGTGTTTGTTCAGGCAGCACCACGATTTAGGAGAATTCCTGATGACATTCTTAACTTTTGGGTAAAGAACGACCAGGGAGAAATGGTTCCGCTATCTGCATTTATGAAACTCGTCAAAAAGCAGGGAGCCAATGAGATCAATCGTTTTAACATGTATAACACCGCTGCGATTCGAGGAGGAAATGCCAAAGGATATAGTAGTGGAGAAGCCATTGATGCCGTGAAGGAAGTTGCAGCAGCCACCTTACCAAGAGGTTATGATATAGATTGGGCAGCACTTTCTTATGATGAAGCGAAAAGAGGAAACGAGGCGATCTACATTTTCCTGATCGTATTGATCTTTGTTTACCTTGTACTCTCTGCCCAGTATGAAAGCTTTATCATTCCGCTTGCCGTTATTCTCTCCTTACCAGCAGGGGTATTCGGGTCCTTTTTATGGATCAAGGGAATGGGATTAGCCAATGATATCTACGCACAAGTTGGTTTGGTAATGCTGGTTGGACTCCTTGGTAAAAATGCGGTACTGATTGTAGAGTTTGCTGTGCAAAAACACCAACAAGGCGCCACCATCTTAGAAGCAGCCATTGAAGGAGCCAAGGTGAGGTTCA
- a CDS encoding efflux RND transporter periplasmic adaptor subunit: MKKIVLICAVLSLLTYSSCESEHGHEELESTLIVTSPLQKDTLTSKKYVCQIHAIQHIELRALDEGYLQDIYVDEGQHVKKGQLMFKLMPLLYEAELKKAQAEAEYAKIEYQNTKSLADKDIVSANELALTKAKLDKALAELNLAEVYMGFTEIKAPFDGIMDKFHARQGSLLEEGEILTILSDNSEMWVYFNVPEAEYLDFMTSSKKDSLIQVKLQMANHKFFPHIGHLQTIEADFNNETGNIAFRAVFPNPEGLLRHGETGNIFMDVPISDAIIIPQKATFEILEKKYVFVVDEDNIVHQTELDIIGEMPDLFIVNGLKATDKIVLDGIRKVSDGDEIKYDFVSPEEAISDLDVYVE; the protein is encoded by the coding sequence ATGAAAAAAATAGTACTGATTTGCGCTGTGTTAAGTCTATTAACATACAGTAGCTGCGAATCTGAACACGGCCATGAAGAACTGGAGTCTACTTTAATTGTTACCAGTCCGCTTCAGAAAGACACCCTTACTTCCAAGAAATACGTTTGTCAAATTCATGCTATCCAGCATATTGAGTTGAGAGCGTTAGACGAAGGATATCTACAAGACATATACGTTGATGAAGGTCAACACGTCAAGAAGGGACAATTAATGTTCAAGCTGATGCCATTGCTTTATGAAGCAGAGCTTAAAAAAGCTCAGGCAGAAGCAGAGTATGCCAAGATCGAGTATCAGAATACGAAATCTCTTGCCGACAAAGACATCGTTTCTGCCAATGAATTGGCGTTGACCAAAGCTAAGTTAGACAAAGCGCTTGCTGAGCTAAATTTAGCCGAGGTATATATGGGCTTTACGGAAATCAAGGCTCCATTTGATGGCATAATGGATAAGTTTCACGCCCGTCAAGGAAGTCTGTTAGAAGAAGGTGAAATCCTAACCATTCTATCTGATAACAGTGAGATGTGGGTTTATTTTAACGTGCCTGAGGCAGAGTACCTCGATTTTATGACCAGTTCTAAAAAAGACAGTTTGATTCAAGTTAAGCTACAAATGGCCAATCATAAGTTCTTTCCGCACATCGGTCATTTACAAACCATCGAGGCCGACTTCAATAACGAAACAGGAAATATTGCCTTTAGGGCGGTATTCCCCAACCCTGAAGGACTTCTTCGACACGGAGAAACAGGAAATATTTTCATGGACGTCCCCATTTCAGATGCGATCATTATTCCGCAAAAAGCCACTTTTGAGATCTTAGAGAAAAAATATGTTTTTGTGGTAGATGAAGACAATATCGTTCATCAAACCGAACTCGATATTATCGGTGAGATGCCAGATCTATTTATTGTCAACGGACTTAAAGCCACTGACAAAATAGTGCTGGATGGCATCCGAAAGGTATCCGATGGCGATGAGATCAAATATGATTTTGTATCTCCTGAAGAGGCTATTTCAGACCTGGATGTTTACGTAGAATAA
- a CDS encoding M43 family zinc metalloprotease has product MKTLYLKVMGILAISLVSLSNTAQDKSNFSCGNLTPDSRFVDYSDYLKNRKAEIDLIKQGVQQKSGDDSLFVIPVVFHILHEYGPENISDAQILDQMEILNRDYQKLNLDTASVVPAFNTLIGNPRLSFRLATIDPNGNCTNGIDRIYTQETNIGDDGAKMHNWPRSKYLNVWVVKNMENGVAGYAYYPSATISGFGAYIDGVIIRHNYIGSIGTSSVNNSRALTHEIGHYLSLPHVWGDNNDPGQACGDDGFQDTPATKGWNYCPTGATDICNPGIEENYQNYMEYSYCSSMFTQEQTAAMRAVLHLPTALRDNLWSEANLIATGVADGSTPQSCAPIADFYPSDDHLCSGETITLFDNSYNGTPTSWNWQIENGSPATSTDQHPMVTFSESGWHQVSLTVSNASGSDSKTITRSIFVEDDFSQITGVHADDLEDYDATNIYDFYPSSNHAEENTDLAFVVLNGGTVNVANWQLTDEASFSGDHALMLDAYRTNGGMKDYFLTPSYDLSLVKGGFFTFKYATASSTSAIEEMTETIKVYSSTNCGDTWIPRLTLAGTELYTGGQAGSDFYPTSDQWGVASIPINGSLTTNQVRFKIEFTSGDYANHVFIDDIAIEGTMSAASDEAVNVNLYPNPVDHINELTLDINSSSEQLLSVELFDITGKQLVKTSIKVSAGNQTIAMGGLMSGTTISNGIYLIVVKSGESRLLHQKVMVK; this is encoded by the coding sequence ATGAAAACTTTATACTTAAAAGTTATGGGGATACTGGCAATCAGTTTGGTTTCCCTATCAAATACCGCACAGGACAAAAGCAATTTTTCTTGTGGAAATTTAACCCCAGACAGTCGTTTTGTAGACTACAGTGACTATTTAAAAAACCGCAAAGCTGAAATCGATTTAATTAAGCAAGGGGTTCAGCAAAAATCAGGAGACGACTCCCTGTTTGTCATACCAGTTGTTTTTCATATTCTTCATGAATATGGTCCGGAGAACATATCAGATGCCCAAATACTCGATCAAATGGAGATTTTGAATCGCGACTATCAAAAACTGAATCTAGATACGGCCTCAGTAGTACCAGCGTTCAATACGTTGATTGGAAATCCCCGATTATCATTCAGGCTAGCTACAATTGATCCGAACGGTAATTGCACAAATGGTATTGACCGTATTTACACCCAAGAAACAAACATTGGAGACGATGGCGCCAAAATGCACAACTGGCCCAGGTCAAAGTACCTTAATGTTTGGGTTGTTAAAAATATGGAAAATGGCGTTGCAGGATATGCTTACTACCCTTCTGCAACGATTTCAGGATTTGGAGCTTACATAGATGGGGTGATCATTCGTCATAACTACATTGGAAGCATTGGGACCAGTTCTGTCAATAATTCGAGAGCGCTCACCCATGAGATTGGTCATTACCTCTCTCTTCCTCACGTTTGGGGAGACAATAACGATCCCGGACAAGCCTGCGGGGACGATGGTTTCCAGGACACTCCTGCTACCAAAGGATGGAATTACTGTCCGACTGGAGCTACAGACATTTGCAACCCAGGTATAGAAGAGAACTATCAAAACTATATGGAGTACTCCTATTGTTCTTCTATGTTTACCCAAGAGCAGACTGCCGCTATGAGGGCTGTGCTGCACCTACCCACTGCCTTGAGAGACAATCTTTGGTCAGAAGCTAACTTAATTGCTACAGGAGTTGCAGATGGTTCCACTCCTCAGAGTTGCGCTCCCATAGCCGATTTTTACCCCTCTGACGATCACTTGTGCTCAGGAGAAACGATTACCCTATTTGACAACTCTTATAATGGAACTCCCACTTCATGGAACTGGCAAATTGAAAACGGATCACCAGCTACGAGTACAGATCAACATCCAATGGTTACATTTTCAGAAAGTGGTTGGCATCAGGTTAGTTTAACGGTTTCTAATGCCTCAGGAAGTGACAGTAAAACGATAACACGGTCCATATTTGTAGAAGATGATTTCAGTCAAATTACGGGCGTGCATGCCGATGATTTAGAAGACTACGATGCCACGAACATCTACGATTTTTATCCGAGTTCAAATCATGCCGAGGAGAACACAGATTTGGCCTTTGTGGTCTTAAACGGTGGTACAGTTAACGTTGCCAACTGGCAATTAACCGATGAAGCAAGCTTTTCGGGTGATCACGCATTGATGCTAGATGCCTATCGAACTAATGGTGGAATGAAGGATTATTTCCTTACCCCATCGTATGACCTTTCATTGGTAAAAGGAGGTTTCTTCACTTTTAAATACGCAACTGCCTCCTCCACTTCAGCAATTGAAGAAATGACCGAAACAATCAAAGTTTACAGTTCTACCAATTGCGGAGACACCTGGATACCAAGGCTAACACTAGCGGGTACTGAGCTTTACACAGGAGGACAGGCAGGAAGCGATTTCTATCCCACATCAGACCAATGGGGAGTAGCATCGATTCCGATTAATGGGAGTCTTACTACCAATCAGGTGAGGTTCAAGATTGAATTCACTTCTGGTGATTACGCGAATCATGTATTCATTGACGACATAGCCATTGAGGGAACCATGTCTGCAGCAAGTGATGAGGCAGTCAACGTGAACCTCTACCCTAATCCAGTAGACCACATTAACGAATTGACATTGGATATTAACTCATCATCTGAACAATTATTAAGCGTTGAACTCTTCGATATTACTGGTAAACAACTGGTTAAAACCAGCATTAAAGTTTCAGCAGGTAATCAGACGATAGCAATGGGAGGACTAATGAGTGGCACAACGATTTCGAACGGCATTTATCTGATCGTGGTTAAATCAGGTGAATCTAGATTACTCCACCAAAAGGTTATGGTGAAGTAG
- a CDS encoding TonB-dependent receptor plug domain-containing protein: MKLSISGFALLLLFCSASFAQQITVVDMITEEPISDVHISGSTQHYLKTNEDGIVDISSLSKEDSISFRHVGYHTMSLTPKMIKKMNYRVEMTITSLPLGELVVATNRWKVQSETSPQKVSTIKPAEVKLQNPQTAADLLAISGKVYIQKSQQGGGSPMIRGFATNRLLYSIDGVRMNTAIFRGGNIQNVISLDPYSIKNTEVIFGPGSVIYGSDAIGGVMSFTTLEPLLSTNDSLLVKGSLAGRYSTANQEQSKHIDISLGWKKIGFATSISHVNYGDLVMGSNGPDDYIKPFNVERINDSDVVSINENENLQTPSGYDQLNIMQKIKFRPSDKLEFDYGFHYSTTSDYGRYDRHLRMRNGLPRYGDWYYGPQKWMMNHLEVKLSTPTKLFDDVKLNLAYQNFEESRHSRSLNKDTREDRYEKVDAASANLDFIKSIDSTHTITYGLEYVNNNVNSIGEDYNIIEEIASPGPARYPNAVWQSYAAFITDKITLSKKLDLSIGVRYNHFSMDADFDTTFYPFPFTKASFNNGALTGSAGVVLKVGKNSILTSNVSTAFRSPNVDDMGKVFDSEPGAVVIPNPNLEAEYAYNGDLGFASVLGRRFKIDGAFYYTYLQNALVRRDYTLNGEDSILYDGVMSKVQAIQNAAYAHVFGVQFGFTYHFGESFYLGGDLNYQRGVDVTEDGQESPSRHAAPMFGNLKAGYRYKHWNVQVYGLYNAAVRSEDMPPSEQGKTEIYALDENGNTYSPEWYTLNLKASYQYRFIHVSAGVENILDKRYKPYSSGIAAPGRNFVISLRLSL; encoded by the coding sequence ATGAAATTAAGTATTTCGGGGTTCGCGCTGCTTTTGTTATTCTGTTCAGCTTCTTTTGCTCAGCAGATTACTGTTGTGGATATGATCACTGAAGAACCGATCAGTGATGTTCACATCAGCGGCTCAACCCAACACTATTTAAAAACCAATGAGGATGGAATCGTGGACATTTCATCACTTTCAAAAGAAGACTCCATTAGCTTTAGGCACGTGGGGTATCACACGATGTCATTAACCCCAAAAATGATCAAAAAAATGAATTACCGGGTTGAAATGACCATTACTTCACTACCGCTAGGGGAACTAGTTGTAGCCACTAACCGGTGGAAAGTACAATCAGAGACCTCACCTCAAAAGGTCAGTACGATCAAACCTGCTGAAGTGAAATTACAGAACCCTCAGACGGCTGCAGATTTATTGGCCATTTCAGGTAAAGTATACATTCAGAAAAGTCAGCAGGGAGGAGGAAGCCCAATGATTCGAGGTTTTGCCACAAACCGACTACTCTATTCTATTGACGGTGTTCGGATGAATACAGCGATTTTCAGAGGAGGAAACATTCAAAATGTCATCTCTCTAGATCCTTACTCCATCAAAAACACAGAAGTGATCTTTGGTCCGGGAAGTGTGATCTATGGTAGTGACGCAATTGGAGGCGTAATGAGTTTTACCACTTTAGAACCCCTATTATCCACAAATGACTCACTGCTCGTGAAGGGGTCTCTTGCTGGGAGGTACTCAACCGCTAATCAGGAGCAATCCAAGCACATTGATATTAGTTTAGGCTGGAAAAAAATAGGCTTTGCCACCAGTATTTCTCACGTAAACTACGGAGATCTAGTGATGGGGTCAAATGGTCCAGATGATTATATCAAACCCTTTAATGTTGAACGTATCAATGATTCTGATGTAGTTTCGATCAATGAAAATGAGAATTTACAAACGCCTTCAGGGTATGATCAACTCAACATCATGCAGAAGATCAAGTTCAGACCTTCTGACAAACTCGAGTTTGACTATGGGTTTCATTATTCTACGACCTCAGATTACGGACGATACGACCGTCACCTGAGAATGCGAAATGGACTTCCAAGGTACGGAGACTGGTATTATGGTCCGCAAAAGTGGATGATGAATCATCTGGAAGTAAAACTAAGTACTCCCACGAAGTTATTTGATGATGTTAAGTTAAACCTGGCCTATCAAAACTTTGAGGAGAGCAGGCATAGCCGATCCCTCAACAAGGACACCCGAGAAGATCGCTACGAAAAGGTGGATGCAGCCAGTGCAAACCTTGATTTCATCAAATCCATTGACAGCACGCATACCATTACTTACGGGTTAGAGTACGTCAATAACAATGTGAACAGTATTGGTGAAGACTATAATATTATTGAAGAGATAGCATCTCCTGGACCCGCCAGATACCCTAATGCTGTTTGGCAGTCTTATGCCGCCTTCATCACCGACAAGATCACATTATCGAAAAAGCTCGACTTGTCGATTGGAGTGCGGTATAATCATTTTAGCATGGATGCTGACTTTGACACTACTTTTTATCCATTCCCGTTTACGAAAGCTTCCTTTAACAACGGGGCTTTAACTGGAAGTGCTGGGGTGGTATTAAAAGTTGGTAAGAACAGTATTCTCACCAGCAATGTTTCGACTGCTTTCAGATCTCCCAATGTGGACGATATGGGTAAGGTATTTGACTCAGAACCAGGAGCAGTTGTGATTCCCAATCCCAATCTAGAAGCAGAGTATGCCTACAATGGAGATCTAGGATTTGCTTCTGTGCTCGGTAGGCGATTCAAAATTGACGGAGCCTTCTATTATACCTATCTTCAAAATGCGCTTGTAAGACGAGACTACACCTTAAATGGAGAAGACAGCATACTATATGATGGGGTGATGAGCAAGGTTCAGGCGATTCAGAATGCAGCTTATGCCCATGTTTTTGGAGTGCAGTTTGGTTTCACCTACCACTTTGGAGAATCCTTCTATTTAGGAGGAGACTTGAACTACCAACGAGGAGTAGACGTAACAGAAGACGGTCAGGAAAGCCCTTCAAGGCATGCCGCACCAATGTTTGGCAACCTAAAAGCAGGATATCGCTACAAGCATTGGAACGTTCAGGTATACGGTCTTTATAACGCTGCAGTGCGCAGTGAAGACATGCCTCCTTCTGAACAAGGGAAAACGGAAATTTATGCTTTAGACGAAAATGGGAACACGTATTCTCCAGAATGGTACACCCTCAATCTAAAAGCATCCTATCAATATCGTTTCATCCATGTTTCGGCTGGTGTTGAGAACATTCTTGACAAACGTTACAAGCCTTACAGTTCAGGAATAGCCGCTCCAGGGAGGAACTTTGTTATTAGTTTACGACTAAGCCTATAG
- a CDS encoding DUF2807 domain-containing protein, whose product MKWLSLIILTLLISACEKENRCFDQPGELTTITRTINSTYKTISIYDDLNVNFLNDSLSYVAITGGKNMVNNVVLSESGSHLTLSNDNKCLFMSNQDEIQITVHYSSMEELLLFGYGVIEITDKIQHNLHISGYDCYSTIALSLNNDSTTIALEGSPQITAEGQSQYLYAYCIGSGNYHLENLATQTCHGHNKSIGDFHLKASKAYILELRSRGDIYLADTTGTTRFITQTGEGSIYYE is encoded by the coding sequence ATGAAGTGGCTGAGTTTAATCATATTGACGCTCTTAATCAGTGCTTGCGAAAAAGAAAACAGGTGCTTTGACCAGCCAGGTGAATTGACTACTATCACGAGGACTATTAATTCAACTTATAAAACGATAAGTATTTATGATGATCTTAACGTTAACTTCTTGAATGATTCCTTATCTTATGTAGCGATTACTGGAGGCAAAAATATGGTGAATAATGTAGTGCTATCAGAATCAGGTAGCCACCTTACGCTATCGAATGACAATAAATGTCTCTTTATGAGCAATCAGGACGAGATCCAAATTACCGTTCACTATTCCTCTATGGAAGAATTGTTATTATTTGGTTATGGAGTTATTGAGATTACTGATAAAATTCAACACAACCTCCATATCTCTGGATATGATTGCTATTCCACTATCGCACTTAGTTTGAATAATGACTCCACCACCATCGCATTAGAAGGCTCTCCTCAAATAACAGCCGAGGGGCAGAGTCAGTATCTCTATGCATACTGCATTGGCTCAGGAAACTATCACCTGGAAAATTTAGCAACACAAACCTGCCATGGACATAACAAGAGCATTGGAGATTTTCATCTCAAAGCAAGTAAAGCGTATATCCTGGAGTTAAGATCACGTGGAGATATTTATCTGGCAGATACTACAGGGACTACTCGATTCATTACGCAAACAGGAGAAGGAAGCATCTACTACGAGTGA
- a CDS encoding acyloxyacyl hydrolase: MSLLFCAGITAQSQFGKYLDINGAFGSFVPHKQAVKHLQSGPSVIGEVAYTLRTDGSDFHHQPYRLPYFGLMLGVADGGNRNITGLQAYLTTFGAIPLYRSDHPLVIKMGMGLGFVQGIYNKFTNPKQNAIGSHFNVNIQLRLEKNFTIGKGGGFNTGLGISHFSNASFSSPNLGMNYIHLFIGKRFTLQKHLPQPDSVSVISILPYTPRKIELELHAGVKGTSKAFADKHPIINGSAHYTKQFSIKHAWSNGLDFYYNKALDIKEGKLFQIGISSVYILNFDEIKLGAGLGYYLLNRPSISKGFYSNVFFQYFFNGHWFTKIKMRTHRTVADFFTLGIGYTL; the protein is encoded by the coding sequence TTGTCCCTACTTTTTTGTGCAGGGATTACGGCACAATCGCAATTTGGAAAGTACCTTGATATTAACGGTGCTTTTGGTTCTTTCGTTCCTCACAAGCAAGCGGTGAAGCATTTGCAGAGCGGTCCTTCAGTTATTGGCGAAGTTGCTTACACCTTAAGGACAGACGGTTCAGACTTTCACCATCAACCTTATCGACTGCCCTACTTTGGTCTGATGCTAGGAGTAGCAGATGGCGGGAACCGAAACATTACAGGGTTACAAGCCTATTTAACCACATTTGGTGCCATTCCGTTATATAGAAGCGACCACCCTTTAGTCATTAAAATGGGCATGGGGCTCGGTTTTGTGCAAGGTATTTACAATAAATTCACCAATCCGAAGCAAAATGCAATTGGCAGTCACTTCAACGTGAATATCCAGTTGCGATTGGAAAAGAACTTCACGATTGGCAAAGGTGGAGGATTTAACACGGGGCTTGGCATCAGTCACTTTTCTAACGCAAGTTTCTCGTCACCCAATCTTGGCATGAACTATATTCACCTTTTTATTGGGAAGCGTTTCACGCTTCAAAAACACCTCCCTCAACCCGATTCTGTTTCGGTAATTTCAATTCTTCCATACACACCGAGAAAAATTGAGCTTGAACTTCATGCAGGTGTTAAAGGAACTTCAAAAGCTTTTGCAGACAAACATCCCATAATTAACGGATCAGCGCATTACACCAAACAATTTAGTATTAAACATGCCTGGTCTAATGGGTTAGATTTCTATTACAACAAGGCCCTTGACATTAAAGAGGGAAAACTTTTTCAGATTGGCATTTCATCTGTCTATATATTGAATTTTGATGAAATAAAACTAGGTGCAGGACTGGGGTACTATTTACTGAACAGACCCTCTATTTCAAAAGGGTTTTATAGCAACGTATTCTTTCAGTATTTTTTTAACGGACACTGGTTTACCAAGATCAAGATGAGAACACATCGAACAGTTGCAGATTTTTTCACCCTAGGAATTGGTTACACGTTATGA